TGGATTCCCCTCAGCTGCTCAAATACCTCCCCCGGCCTCCCCCAGCATCCTtctccgccccccacccccaagtcatCAACCCTCAGACAttcctccctcctctgtcccccTCTGGCTGGGTGGGAACGCCCTGGGAACCTGAGTGACTGCAGCCTCTGGCCAGAGGACCTGCACAGGGAGACCTGGGGGTGGGTACCCTCCCCGGGTGACCCTCGTCCCAGCTGGATGTAACTCTCCCCATGGAGAGGAATGCCCCCTCCCAGCGGCTGCCTCCCTACCACAGTGAGACAGCCTGCAGCTCATGGGTGAGGGGCTGCTTGCAGCAGGGTGGGAGTGAGTGTCCCCGTGTCCCAGCAATCCCCTGCCCAGCCACCGTGGGAAGGCTGGGTGAGAGTCAGGTATGCCTGCCTTGTGCCGGGGCCCCGGTCCAGGGGAAGAGAAAGATACACGCTGATCTTAAGCTAAGAGTTCAGAAGAAACCCACCCAGGCTGACCAGTCCCCAGAGATGGAACAGCCCCCCTTGCAGCCAGGTGGGGTGTCTACCCTGAGTGAGCCAAGGGAGGGTGACCCCAGGCCCGGTTTCTCTCCCTCTGACCCCTTCTGCCACCACCAGGTTTCCCATTGGCTGGGGGAGGGCACACCCAGGACTCTGCCCTGAGCCCTCTGGTCCCGtcccccccaccatccccacacTGGCCAGTAGGAGTTggggttcttttctttcagctgaTGCAGGTACTAATCCTAACCAGGGTGTGGTCCCAGTTCTGGTGACGCCACCGTCACCTAGGAAGCATTTGAAAGATATTGATTCCTTGGCCTGTCCCAGACCCACTGAAACAGAAACTCTGATGCCaaagcccaggaatctgtatttctaacaagcttcctgGGTGGCTGGTAGGCAGCCGGCCTGGAATTTCAGCCCCCTCTAGGACAGTGCTTTTTTTCAAACAGCTCCTTACTCATCAGTGGTTCTTGGGATTAATCGAGTAGGCAGAGgccagcatcttttttttttttaatgaaactgaatagaaaatatcaaaaagCATTGCGATGTAGTAAGGGCAAGTTGTTTTGTTAAACTTTTGTCACACGCATGCATAATCTACGTGGGTGCTGGGTTGTCAAAatgtcaaaggtactcacagcgGGTGGCAGTCAAGAGACTTTTAAACACTGACCTTGGGGAACAAGATCTGCTTATCTGCCCAAACCCCACAACTTCCACTGCCTTCCACGCCCCACTCCATCGGCATTTCCCAGAGCCTCTGACTCACCTCCACTCTTTTCTCCTTCGCCTAGGTCCCTTGCCTGAGCccttcaccaatggagagatccaGAAGGTAAAGGCAGACCCCTAATTGCTTCTCTGGCGCTCAGTCCTGGGGtgcaggaggaggtgggaggtggacaGCATCTGGCTCAAGTGGAAACTACGGGTTTCCAGGCTGCTCCCTCCTGAGCCCCAAGCTATGTAACTGCCCATTTATCCCTCAGCCCCCGCCTGGGGCCaaggcagaggggagggagaggggcctGGCCGGGCCCGTCTGCAGTCCGCCATCCTGGGTGACAAGCTCCGCCTCTAGCTCCCCCACCGCACAGAGGAGGCCATTCTTCCCCCCAAGAACAGAGCTGCAGTGTCTGGCCGCGCGCTTCCCGGCCCCTGCTACTTCCAGTCTGGGTTGGAAGAACAAAGCCTCTCCTGCCCGggcagaagggaagagaaggcagcGGAGGCTGGGGGAGAGATGGCGGGGCCCGGTGCCAGCTGGGGCCACAGAGGAACCCAGGCAGGAGCTGACACCAAGCCACAGCCCTGGTCAAGGCCTTGGCTCTAGGATGGGCCGACTCGCTGTTGGACCACAGAACGGGAGCTCTCTGCAGGGTCTGCTCAAAGGCTTCCCTGTCCCCGGGGGACACAGCAAGGGGCTGGCCCTGGACCACCTGAGCCTTCTGTCACTCTACCTGTGGGTCTAGAACTCTCATCCACCTCCTTCCTTCAAAGCCCTTCATGGCTGCTTTGGGGTTAAGATTTCAAGAATCCCGGGGTCAAGTCCAAGTAAACAGTCACATGGGCTGCAGGAGATTCAGGGAGCATCACGGGCGTTCCCCACGCCAAGCAAAGATGCTCCCAGTGTCCCCACACTCCAGGAGGCCCCTCCTGGGTCACCGTCCCAAAAGGCGAGTCAGGCCCAAAGGCTGCATTGGGAGGACTGGGGCGGGTAACTCAGCTAATCCCACGATGGATGGTTCCTCCTGTCTGGGTGGTGGAACCGGGCTACCCTCTGATCCTTGGAAGAATGTGAAAATGTAAATCCTCGAGGGGCCCTGGCAGGCTCAGGCGGTGGGGCTCTGGGGTGGATAGCAAGGGCTTAAGTGGAATTTCTCAGACCAAGGCGCCTGTCTTCCCTGGGAATGCCCTTCCTCGCCCAGGACTGCCCACCCCATGCCCTGCCCACCCACACGCCTCCTCTCTGTGCCAGGAGAACAGTCGTGAAGCCCTGGCCGAGACGGCCTCCGAGAGCCCCAGGCCAACCCTGGCAAGGTCCACCTCCAGTGACACCAGTGAGGAGGTAGGCTGGCCGGCTGGGCGGACGGGGGGTGGCACTGGGTGACAGGAAGTCCGTTCCCAGGCCACACTTGTTCCTGGCACACCAGCCTGTGTGGAGGTCACATGCTGAGCCACGTTCAGTTCTTGTGACCTGGCTTCCCTGGACACTGCCCCAAGGGAGCCACCTCGCCAAGGCACTAACTCCCGCTCTCTGTCGCCCCCTCCTCTTTACAGCTGAATTCCCAAGACAGCCTCAAGAAACAGGACTGCACGGCACCCTCAcctacctcctcctcctcctcctccgaccCCATCCTGGACTTCAACATCTCCCTGGCCGTGGCCAAAGAGAGGGCCCACCAGAAGCGCAGCAGCAAGCGGGCCCCGCAGATGGACTGGAGCAAGAAAAACGAACTCTTCAGCAACCTCTGAGCGCCCCTCCCACCAGCCACCAGGAAGGCTGGCCAgccccacacacaccccagcccgactccttttccctcttccccaCTTCCCCCCAAATCGGCACACCAATCAGCACCAGCATCTCCTCTCTTGGCAAATCTGACTTTTCTAGAGAACTGTGTTCTTACTTCAGGGAAGGTGACTGTTTTTCTGTCCTGGCCCCAATCAGAAAGCAGACTGTCCCCCACTGGGTGCTTCAGCCTACCAGGTGTCCCGATGCCACCCTCCTGGGACATCACCGGGACCTCCACCGAGCAAGGATCGTGGGACTGGGCGAGAGGTCACCTTCCCACATGACCCCCAGTGATGACTGGGTCCAGGATTGATCAAGGACTCAGATCATAGCAACATCTCGGAGTGGACAGGGGGCCATCATCCTAAGCTGTGGCTTGGGCAtcttatttttgtttgatttttttttttttaaagagtgcgGTACCGCACACTTTAGTGGGACTTTCGTTTCCTTGATTAACATGATTTTCCAGGTTGTTGCATCCAGGACATAGCAGCGGCCTTAGCCTAAAACTTTTTTGTTTCTGCTCCCACCCCCCAGAGACCTGGGCAACACGGGGAGGGTTTGGCCACCCGCCACCCAGCCCTGAGCCAGGCACAGTTGTAAGGAAAGTTGTTAACGAAATTCAACTGGTTTCTCCAAACCGCCTTGGCCTCTGTGTTTTCCTTTGGAGCTCTGTCCATGGGTGTTCCCGGCGTGGGCGTGGCCTCTGGCGGAGAGGGTAGGGAACagctggagggaggggatggTCCAGGGTTCCGTGAGCGGGAGGTGGGGTGGCTTTATCCTGAGGGCCTTGAGCCTGTAGCTGCTGGGTGGCCCCGCCGTGCCCCCGCCCACGCCATGTGTTTGGCTCACTGGGGCTGCCCTAGAGGGACGTTCATCAGGGAAAGTGGGAGCTAAACCCACGTGCTCGGAGGGCGCCGAGAAGGCACCTCGGATTCCAGGAGCGTTGAAACTGAATTCACGATGGAGCCAGACTTGGAAAGAGAAGGCTTTTGCCTTTAATCTTTCCACCCACAGCCAGCGAGGTACAGGAGTCCCAGGAGTGGCCTGAGCTGGTCCCAGATACTCTCATCTTCTCTGGCCGTGGACCTGACTGGAGGGACTGGGGGAAATCAAACCTGGCCCACCGAGGCCTGGGACGTGCTTGTGGCAGGTGGCATGGAGGGGACTTTCCAAGAGCAAAATGCCCTGCTCCTCCATAAGAGACCCAGGTCCCTTATACCTCTGGCCCCTGAGGCCACATCCTGGAGATCTGCCAGGGTGGCCTGCCAGGGCCAGGTTCCTGGGCAGGTGCTCAGAAGGAAGGGAAGCTGGCCCTAGGCTATTCTCTACCCAACCAGGAGGCCACTCAGAAGCCAGGTTCCTGGGACTGAGGTGAACAAGTAGGGAGACAGTGAACCAGGGAGGGGACCCCTGGAGCCCCTGGGGTTGAGAGAAGGGCAGGTCACTATCTGGCCATCGCTATCTGACCTGTTAAGGTTTGGATCCCACCATTGTTAAGAGAAACCTTCCAAAACCCTTATCACAACACCACTGGCAGCAGTTAGGCTGGGCCTGGCCTGCCCCCAGCCCGCCCTCTGACCCCTGATGGAGGCCCCCTGCAGGTTAGCAGGCCTGAGGAGGGGCCCCTCGCTACCTCACCTGCTGGGTGGGGAAGTCCTAAGGACTTTTGACTCTGATTAAGCTGGGGACAGGTGGAAGGAACACGTGGctcagaggggctgggggccccaGCAAGCAAAGTTTGTGTGTTAGCTTCAGGCATGTTTTAGATTCTAGTTTTCCACATGCGTAGTCTGGCGTGAGAGGCCAGGATCAAGAGGCCTGTGAGCTGGGAGTTCTGGCTCTGCCATCAAAAGCTCTGGGGCCTTGGGCGAGTGCCTCAACTTGCCTGGGACCATTTCCTCCCTTTGAAAACGTCCTAGGTGCCCTCAAGAGTCTCTTCTCCAGTTGTGTTTTGAAACATGCCTGACTTTTCTTGATGGCCACCCCAGATTACGACAGGGCATGAGACGGGGTTAGAAGTCAAAGGGTGTCCCCCCTCGCTCTGAGGTGGGGAGACCTGGCCCGGCTCTGCCTGTTAAGCCCCGGTTGCCAAGCAGCTTAATCATCCGAACCTGTGCCTCTGGCACCCCCCAGTGGCCTTCCCAGGTGCAGCTGCTCCCAGAGGCGGAGGGATGAGGCGTGGAGAGCGAGGACGCAGGTGCCCTCAGGAGGACGCCGCTCAGTGGCCTCCGCTTCCTTCGGAAGACCCTGCAACTGAGCAGGAGGCCCAAAGCTTCATCAGCAGGGGGGGTACTCCAGCCACATGGAGCTGCATGCAAAACTAACTTACTCCACCCTCGAAACTGGCTCCAAAGAGAAAGGAGCAAGGACACTTGCCCACTTTCCAAGCCACCTGTCTGTCCTTCAGGGCCGAACTCAATCATTTCCAGACCTCCCGGGGTCACACCCGCCTGCTTCTGCTGGATGACAGAGGACCGAGCTACCCCTCCCCTGTCCCTACGATGGCGGACCAGATGCCGCAGGCTGGCCCTCCTGGCAGCTCAGCTCCACACGGGCCCAATGAGAGAACAGGGCAAGCTGTGTGCAGTGCGCTTTACTCCTGGCCAGAGCCTCGGCGGCCCCTCTGGCCCTCCAGGGGAAAGGGAGGTCCTGCCCATTCACCAGGCGCCCCCTCGTCCCCAGCTGCACCTCCACCCTGCCTCTTCCCATGGATTCATGCCGTCCGCTCCAGACTCCAAGAGTCTGAGTCCGGGTCTggccaggaggaggggctggCCCTGGAGTGGCTCAGCCACAAGGCCAGCCAGAGGGAGGCCAAGGCAAGTCCAGCCCGGAGTCTGAAGGGCCCCAAGAGGAGAGACCCAGGCTGGAGCAAGGCCAGAGCACTCTGCCCCACAGGCCCCCTCTGTTTGCCTGCTGCAGGGCTCTGGTCTCACACCCCCATCCACACAGGGTGGCTGGTCCACAAGGCCGGCTGTCAGCGGGGCTCCGACGCCCCAGCTCTGTAGGGCTTCTCTTCCACGTGGCTGGTCTGCTCGAGAAGCCACTGCCGCTCCGGCTCACTCATCGTCAGTCTGAGCGTCACCTCCTGGAAGACACTGCTCACAGCCACCTACGTGATCCAGACAGAGCAGGGCCGGCTAAGTTACAGGCCCAAGTCCTAGCAGCACTTGGCCCGCCCAGACCCAGGCCTCACCCTCTCGCTGGCACCATCCTCACCTGCTCAAAGTGAAGCTTTCGGAACATCCGGATGCTCGGTTCATTTCCTTGCCCAATTTTAGCCTCAAACTTGGTCACACCTAGCTTGGTCACTCCTCCCAGAAGAGATTAGAGAGGGGTAAGCTGCAGGACGAagctctcccccacctccccggcACCCTCGGCCCCTCCTGTCCCAGCCTGCGATGGAAACGCCTGTCACCGGCTCCCACCCTCAGGCCTGAAGGCTCCCTCCCAACACGCCCTCGCCTTCTCCTGGGGCCTGGCCACTTCTCCCCAGCATGGCCTGCTCGGCCTTCCTTACCATAAGACATCATCATGAGGACGGCCTCGGTGCCCAAGCCCTGGCCCCTGCAGCTGGGCTCTAGGAGGAATGACAACAGTCACTGGCAGTGCGTGCCCGGCTCATGTCATCCTCACAACCCTAGGAAGTTCGCAAATATGGGTaccattctgcagatgaggagacagaggcccagagaagttaaatgactcaCCCGGGGTCGCACAGCTTAGAGGCACCCAGCAACCTGACCCCAAAACTGACCCCTTCGGCTCAGTGTGCTGCCCCACGAGGACAGTCCCAAGGCCCCTTAGAAAGAGGCTGAGGACCCTGATGGACACAGAAACTGGAGGGGCTCCTCCCACGGCATGGGGAGATGCTCCAGGGAAGATCGTTTATTTTTGGAGCGTCCCCAGTGCACCCCAAGGATGGGGCAGACTGCAGTTTGAAGACCCTAAAACCAAAGGTTAAGTTCACACCTAAGCATGAGAAGGGAATAAAATGAACTACCAGGGGTGAGCCACAAGGCTAACAGGGTGCCAAGTGACAGTCTGCCCAGCCAGGTGCTAGGCTCACCAAGGCCGGAGCTGCCCATGGAGCTCTCTGAGTGCCCTACACAGCCTCGGTGGCTTCAGGTTCAGCGGATCTGAGGACCAGAGGGAtggagggcagggccaggtgGAACAAACCTGCAATCATGACCTCAATCTCCCCCAAGGAGGGGTCCCCTAGATCCGTGAGGAAGAGGTTCACATCTCCCGCCATGCAGCTTTCTTCGCTGGTGCTTGGCTGGGCCCGCCACTTCTCTGCATCCAGCACGATGAAGGTACACTCTGAGGAAGGAGGCGACGGGATTATCACCTACACTCCCCAAAGGAGTGCAGGGAGGCCAGTCTTCCTACCCGAGCCAGAGAACTGCAAAGAACTACCACTGTCTCTGAGTCTGGCAGAAAAAGGGAGCCAGCACTTCCTTCAGCGGACTACAAAGCCTCAATCGGCCTCATGCAGGAAACAACGGCCTTCTGCAAACAGCAACTGTATTCTCAGAAAGCACGAACCACACGGGGCTTGCAGCAAGGGGCACAAAGGGCAGGGCCTCGATTTACAGCCAGAGCCCCAAATGCTTTCCTTTCTCTAAATCCCTTCACGCCTGGTGCAGTGAGTGGAGAAGAGGACAGAAGCGTCAGCCACAGGGACTTGCTTCAGGGGGCATCACAGCCTGAGGGCTTCAGGCACCTCCCAAGCTTTTCACGAAGTGTTTTTTGCAAACTTTCTGTGGCCCCAGCGGGGCTACAGCTGGGAACAGGAAAGGGTGGGGACCCGGGAAGGCCTCTGGAATCAGCCCTCCCATGACCGGCACAGCCCGGGGCCTCCGCTTCTCACTGTCCGCATCTTCCCGCCAGCTGTGTTGCATCACATACTCCTGCTCCAGGGTCAGCGGCTCGGAGGCTGTCAAACGCCGCAGCTCCTCTGATTTCATCCACTCGTGGTACCTGCAGGGACGGAGGGTCGGCCTTTGGCAGGCAGGACAAATTCAGAAGCCTAAGTCTGACACTTTATGAGATGAAGAAATGGATGGTTGAGAGGAGAACGCCCCAGGGCTAACAGAGGGCTAGAGAAGAACCCCAAGAAAGGGTTATAATGGCTCCTATGGCAGAAGGCCACAGGCCCAAGAACTAGAGGCAGGCTAGTCCTAAAGAGAACAGCAGGAGGCAGTTCTATCCATCCAGCCTCCTCTCCTATCTCAGGGGTCAGTGCGGGGGAGCAGTCTGAAGCTAAACATTCCTCAAATTCCCAAGGGGAAATATGGCAAGCCAAACTCAGCAAAGAAGGCTGGACAGATCTCCACAAAGGCCAGGCACCAGGAACCCCCAAAAGGAAAACTACAAGTAGAGAATACACGCCTACAGCACCAGCATCCCTGTCTACCAGGCATTCGTCACCTGGCCCACAACAGTCCCACCCTGCGACTCAGTCCTGGCCTTTCCAAGCAGTAGACCTCACAACAACCCACCTGCTCAGTTTTATGACAAGCTAACATTTAGTTTCCAAGAACTGAGCCTATTTACTGGCACCAGAGGAATGGTACTCATTTATAAATAGAAgacaatatcttttttttcttgcacACATATAGTTTACATAAAAGAATTCCTGGCTGAAAGGCCAAAAAGGAAGCTGAGGGGATGGAAGGGAGAAACAGGGGGATGGATGACTTCTTCCAGGGAGGTCATAGCCCTCTGTTTCAGTTTTCACTTTTTCCTGTATGCAATTACTTCTCACACCAATGTTTCTCCTTCTCAGAAAAAACAGCCTCTGAGATTTGGGTTAAGACAGGCTCACCCTCCTCGCTGCACCTTGGAGAGCTAGCTTGCACCCCATGTCAGGGGAATGGTTACCTAGGCACATGCTCTGGGGTGTAGGGTACCAGCACCACCTTCTTTCCCAGCAGCAAGATGTTCTGATTTAACCTCATGGTAGCAGCCTGCGGGTAGGAGGGCAAAGATTTCAGCACCTGCGTTTCCTCCCACTTAGGGTGGGAGCCCCGGCTCTCAGTTCCCTAAATGCCTCCCGGGGCTAAGTTGTCAGAAGAGCCtctgtccttctttctttccaaacacTTCAGAGAACACGGACTTTAAACCCTTTGCAAGAAAGGGAACCCGGCTGGTGAAAGATGATTAAACAATCCTGGGCTCGCATCTCAAGGGGCCAAATATGGGCTGCCTTTTCTGCCAGTCCCTTCAGCCCCATCACCCGGAACCTCGATGCCCCACACTCAAGCACCAAGACTCATCACCAGAACTCCCATCACTCGCCCCAGTTCTGAGACTCCGCCCCACGGTTACTTCTCAGCCCTGTCTTAAACCTATTTCCAATCCCTTTTCCCAGCGACCACCCCACTGGGCTCGGACCCTCCCTCTTCCTGCCCCCCAAGCCATCGGGGCCTCCCTGGCCACTCTTGGGTGAGGCAGGCTTAAGGCCTCAATCCCCTCCTCTTTGTGAGGAGTTACAGGCTACTCTTCTCGAACCCCCACAACCACTGGGATCCCGGCACGGCCAAGTTCACACCCACTCTTCGCCGACGAACGGGTCCCCAGCAGGTGCGATCCACCCCTTCCAACCAGCCCCGCTTTCCCACCTGGCCGGCGGCCCCCCCTCCCGCATGCGCGTGGGAGCGCACCCCGCCCACTTCCGCCACGCAGACGGCAGCCGCCGGGGCCCAATCCCGGTCCCGCCTCCGCGAGGCGCCCAATCAGCGCCGTGCGCCCCGCCCAAGGCGCGCACAAAGTAGGTGGGCTCCCGGCGCGGGCGCATGCGTGCTGCCGGCGCTGGTGCGGGACGGCTGGCGCCGGCAGCAACCCCGGGTCGGAGACAGCGGCCGCGGCAGCGGGAGCAAGCTTCGCTGTAGGTGTCGGAGCGGGAGGGTGGGATGGAATGGGGTGGTGCCAGACTCGGGGCTCCTCCAGGAGGGGGGAAGAAATGGGGGAGAGGCTCGGAGAGGGCCTCTTGGGAAGAGGGGGAGGCTGGAGGGTGGAGAGCCCTAAGGCAGGTTGGGAGACGTGGAGGCCCCGTTAAAAAGGAGAGGCTCTGGGGCAAGGAGTTGGGTTGGGGGGCGACCTAGGAAAGCCCCCAGCCCCTTGCTCTAGGCGGAGGAGGCAGACAGTTACTTGGCTTCCCTGTGTGGTAGTGAGCTCGCTGTTCCTGGCATTAAATGGGGGATAACCAGAGTGTGTAAAGGGGACCCTTGTGGTGGTGACTCTTAGTGGCGTCTGAGGCCCCTTAAATCACTTGGAGTCTGAGCGGCAATGAATACATGCCCTGCACAGACAGGAAAAAGTTAGAAGAAACCACCCAGGTGTCATCATACAGGGAGGTCCTTCCCTCCGGGCTCTCTTTTGACAGATAAGGCCATAAGTGTCTGTGGTTaaagggcagggagggggtggcTCTGTAGACATCCCTCCGCCCGCGTCTAGGTCCATCAGAAAGCTGAAGTCTGTTCTTTTTCCTAGGgagccgcagccgccgccgccccggcACGGAAGGAACCTTGACAGCCGACAGACCCTTCCTGTCTTTTGGAAATGGCGGGTGAAATCACGGAGACCGGGGAGCTCTATTCTCCCTATGTGAGTTTTACTTTTGGAGCTGTTCTGCCCACATCAGTGCCCTTGGCTTCTGGAGAAGCACACTGCTTCCTGTGGACTGGACTTGTTGAGTCCAGCGGCTTTCATAGCCGCCGTCTGGGAACCCCATTCAGCAGCAGCCACGGTGAATGTATGATGAGAGTCAGGTTTGTTCACTCTTCACATGTTGATCAGAGAGTGGTCAAGAAAGGAAAACGGACTTGCTCGCTCGTTATTTTTGTCTCAGGGCTGCTAGCACTTGCAAACTGAGGCCAGTTCAGATGGATGAAGGCTGTCGGCTGTTGACTCTGGGTTCTGCTCCCCTCAGCAGTTTGAAACCACTTCGGTTCTCAGCTGAATTTTAAGTTGCACAACTTTTATAGTCTTGGATGGTGTAAGAGGTGGAGAAAGCATACAGAGACCTCCAGTTGCCGTTGGGTGGAGTCTGTAACTAGCACAACTAGAATGGTTGATTTCTCACTGTCTTGGGTCTGCTTTACCCCCACCCCTCACATGTACACTCGGTTTATCTTCTTTGTGTAATATG
This is a stretch of genomic DNA from Eschrichtius robustus isolate mEscRob2 chromosome 20, mEscRob2.pri, whole genome shotgun sequence. It encodes these proteins:
- the NAT9 gene encoding alpha/beta-tubulin-N-acetyltransferase 9 isoform X1, whose product is MRLNQNILLLGKKVVLVPYTPEHVPRYHEWMKSEELRRLTASEPLTLEQEYVMQHSWREDADKCTFIVLDAEKWRAQPSTSEESCMAGDVNLFLTDLGDPSLGEIEVMIAEPSCRGQGLGTEAVLMMMSYGVTKLGVTKFEAKIGQGNEPSIRMFRKLHFEQVAVSSVFQEVTLRLTMSEPERQWLLEQTSHVEEKPYRAGASEPR
- the NAT9 gene encoding alpha/beta-tubulin-N-acetyltransferase 9 isoform X2, with the protein product MKSEELRRLTASEPLTLEQEYVMQHSWREDADKCTFIVLDAEKWRAQPSTSEESCMAGDVNLFLTDLGDPSLGEIEVMIAEPSCRGQGLGTEAVLMMMSYGVTKLGVTKFEAKIGQGNEPSIRMFRKLHFEQVAVSSVFQEVTLRLTMSEPERQWLLEQTSHVEEKPYRAGASEPR